Proteins encoded by one window of Streptomyces clavuligerus:
- a CDS encoding PepSY-associated TM helix domain-containing protein, whose amino-acid sequence MSLDAPAESRAETGTTTETERETADGASSTSLWSGLRPLALRVHFYAGLLVGPLLLIAAVSGLLYALSFQAEKFVYRQELTVPVGERALPLSAQVDAARAARPDGTVTAVWPAAEDDASTRVLMSAPGVDEGKSLAVFVDPYTAEIRGELPSYGSSGALPLRTWLDELHRDLHLGDLGRNYSELAASWLWVVALGGLLLWLGRRRAARRALVLPDRSLPKGRRRTLSWHGSIGLWAVTGLVLLSATGLTWSRYAGENIGAVQDQLGGATPAVSATLADAPAGSGGGGDHSEHGAGHGGAHQGADVGIDKALESARAAGIDSDRLAITLPAEGTGYVVKETDTFFPVQLDSVAVDPSNGSVLDELRFSDYPVLAKLTRFGIDAHTGVFLGLANQLALAALAAALIVLIVSGYRMWWLRRPTKGRGIGGRPVPRGAWRRLPVTALLPLAALTAFAGWFVPLLGLSLLAFLVLDLALGAVARLRARAAAGS is encoded by the coding sequence ATGTCCCTTGACGCGCCTGCCGAGAGCAGAGCCGAGACCGGTACCACGACCGAGACCGAACGGGAGACCGCCGACGGCGCCTCCTCGACCAGCCTCTGGAGCGGCCTGCGCCCCCTCGCGCTCCGCGTCCACTTCTACGCCGGCCTGCTGGTCGGCCCCCTGCTGCTGATCGCCGCGGTCAGCGGGCTGCTGTACGCCCTCTCCTTCCAGGCCGAGAAGTTCGTCTACCGGCAGGAGCTGACCGTCCCCGTCGGCGAACGCGCCCTGCCGCTCTCCGCCCAGGTCGACGCCGCCCGCGCGGCCCGGCCCGACGGCACCGTCACCGCCGTGTGGCCCGCCGCCGAGGACGACGCGAGCACCCGCGTGCTGATGAGCGCCCCCGGCGTCGACGAGGGCAAGTCCCTCGCCGTCTTCGTCGACCCGTACACCGCCGAGATACGCGGGGAGCTGCCCTCCTACGGCAGCTCCGGCGCCCTCCCGCTGCGGACCTGGCTGGACGAGCTGCACCGGGACCTCCACCTCGGGGACCTCGGCCGCAACTACAGCGAGCTGGCCGCGAGCTGGCTCTGGGTCGTCGCCCTCGGCGGGCTGCTGCTCTGGCTCGGCCGCCGCCGGGCCGCCCGCCGCGCCCTCGTCCTCCCGGACCGTTCCCTCCCCAAGGGCCGCCGCCGCACCCTGTCCTGGCACGGCTCGATCGGCCTGTGGGCGGTGACCGGACTGGTACTGCTCTCCGCCACCGGGCTCACCTGGTCCCGGTACGCGGGCGAGAACATCGGCGCGGTCCAGGACCAGCTCGGCGGCGCCACCCCGGCGGTCTCCGCGACACTCGCCGACGCGCCCGCGGGCTCCGGCGGCGGCGGGGACCACTCCGAGCACGGCGCCGGTCACGGGGGAGCCCACCAGGGCGCGGACGTCGGCATCGACAAGGCGCTGGAGTCCGCGCGCGCGGCCGGGATCGACAGCGACCGCCTCGCGATCACCCTCCCCGCCGAGGGCACCGGCTATGTCGTCAAGGAGACGGACACCTTCTTCCCGGTGCAGCTCGACTCCGTCGCCGTCGACCCGTCGAACGGTTCGGTCCTCGACGAGCTGCGCTTCTCGGACTACCCGGTGCTGGCGAAGCTCACCCGCTTCGGCATCGACGCGCACACGGGCGTCTTCCTGGGCCTGGCCAACCAGCTCGCCCTCGCGGCGCTCGCCGCCGCGCTCATCGTGCTGATCGTCTCCGGCTACCGCATGTGGTGGCTGCGCAGGCCCACCAAGGGGCGTGGCATCGGCGGCCGTCCGGTGCCGCGCGGCGCCTGGCGGCGGCTCCCGGTGACCGCGCTGCTGCCGCTGGCCGCGCTGACCGCGTTCGCGGGCTGGTTCGTCCCGCTGCTCGGGCTGTCGCTGCTGGCCTTCCTGGTGCTGGATCTGGCCCTCGGCGCGGTGGCCCGCCTGCGCGCCCGGGCCGCCGCCGGGAGCTGA
- a CDS encoding winged helix-turn-helix domain-containing protein, with protein MANSRPFSAVPAAVPTVVPAAVSAAAPGPGSTSRVRHRLRAIDRDEVVPPSGLADVVELLPPGATWVPAPQHIVPSLPGRPPMLGYLLLVPAARQGGQGVQGVGRVTGPPQHGGPAEYSGPAEHGGPGEHEEPRPGGAPGPVRVDTAERVALIEDRALDLTYLEFELLAHLVAHPHRVHTRDHLVTTVWGYGHVGDGRTVDVHVARLRRKMGERYRHTIQTVRRVGYKYTP; from the coding sequence ATGGCGAACTCCCGTCCCTTCTCCGCCGTACCCGCCGCCGTACCAACCGTGGTCCCCGCCGCCGTGTCCGCCGCCGCCCCGGGGCCGGGGTCCACGAGCCGGGTGCGGCATCGGCTGCGAGCCATAGACCGCGACGAGGTGGTGCCGCCGAGCGGCCTCGCCGACGTGGTCGAACTGCTGCCGCCGGGCGCCACCTGGGTACCCGCGCCGCAGCACATCGTGCCCAGCCTGCCGGGGCGTCCGCCGATGCTCGGCTATCTCCTCCTCGTCCCGGCGGCCCGCCAGGGCGGCCAGGGTGTCCAGGGTGTCGGCCGGGTCACCGGGCCGCCGCAGCACGGCGGACCGGCGGAGTACAGCGGACCGGCGGAGCACGGCGGCCCCGGGGAGCACGAGGAGCCCCGGCCGGGCGGCGCGCCGGGACCGGTGCGCGTCGACACCGCCGAGCGGGTGGCGCTGATCGAGGACCGGGCGCTGGATCTCACCTATCTGGAATTCGAGCTGCTGGCGCATCTGGTGGCGCATCCGCACCGGGTCCACACCCGTGACCATCTGGTCACGACGGTGTGGGGGTACGGGCATGTCGGCGACGGCCGGACGGTCGACGTCCATGTCGCCCGGCTCCGCCGGAAGATGGGCGAGCGGTACCGGCACACCATCCAGACCGTGCGGCGGGTCGGCTACAAGTACACGCCCTGA
- the glnII gene encoding glutamine synthetase codes for MTYKAEYIWIDGTEPTAKLRSKTRILAEGEELPLWGFDGSSTNQAKGSSSDCVLKPVFSCPDPIRGGAGDLLVLCEVLNTDLTPHESNTRAELAEVAERFAAQEPVFGIEQEYTFFEGGRPLGFPVGGFPAPQGGYYCGVGVDEIHGRDVVEAHLENCLRAGLGISGINAEVMPGQWEFQVGPLAPLEVADQLWIARWLLYRTAEDFGVSATLDPKPVKGDWNGAGAHTNFSTRAMRERYDAIITACESLGEGSKPLDHVKNYGAGIDDRLTGLHETAPWNEYSYGVSDRGASVRIPWQVEKDGKGYIEDRRPNANVDPYVVTRLLVDTCCTALEKAGQV; via the coding sequence GTGACCTACAAGGCTGAATACATCTGGATCGACGGCACCGAGCCGACGGCGAAGCTGCGTTCCAAGACGCGGATTCTGGCCGAGGGCGAGGAGCTGCCGCTCTGGGGCTTCGACGGGTCCAGCACCAACCAGGCCAAGGGCAGCTCGTCGGACTGTGTGCTCAAGCCGGTCTTCTCCTGCCCCGACCCGATCCGCGGCGGCGCGGGCGACCTCCTGGTCCTGTGCGAGGTGCTGAACACGGACCTGACCCCGCACGAGTCCAACACCCGTGCCGAGCTGGCCGAGGTCGCGGAGCGGTTCGCCGCGCAGGAGCCGGTCTTCGGCATCGAGCAGGAGTACACCTTCTTCGAGGGCGGCCGGCCGCTCGGCTTCCCGGTCGGCGGCTTCCCCGCGCCCCAGGGCGGCTACTACTGCGGTGTCGGCGTGGACGAGATCCACGGCCGCGACGTGGTCGAGGCGCACCTGGAGAACTGCCTCAGGGCGGGGCTGGGCATCTCCGGCATCAACGCCGAGGTCATGCCGGGCCAGTGGGAGTTCCAGGTCGGCCCGCTCGCCCCGCTGGAGGTCGCCGACCAGCTCTGGATCGCGCGCTGGCTGCTCTACCGCACCGCCGAGGACTTCGGCGTCTCCGCGACGCTGGACCCGAAGCCGGTGAAGGGCGACTGGAACGGCGCGGGCGCGCACACCAACTTCTCCACCCGGGCCATGCGCGAGCGGTACGACGCGATCATCACCGCGTGCGAGTCGCTGGGCGAGGGCTCCAAGCCGCTGGACCACGTCAAGAACTACGGCGCCGGCATCGACGACCGGCTCACCGGGCTGCACGAGACCGCGCCGTGGAACGAGTACAGCTACGGCGTCTCCGACCGGGGCGCGTCGGTCCGTATCCCGTGGCAGGTGGAGAAGGACGGCAAGGGCTACATCGAGGACCGCCGTCCCAACGCGAACGTCGACCCGTATGTCGTGACGCGGCTGCTGGTGGACACGTGCTGCACCGCGCTGGAGAAGGCCGGTCAGGTCTGA
- a CDS encoding Gfo/Idh/MocA family protein, translating to MNHTPPPQLRCGLIGAGPWAHQTQAPALSAHGGVAFTGVWARRPEAAAELATEHGVAAYSGEEGIDALLADCEAVAFALPPDAQAPLAARAAAAGRHLLLDKPVATDVAAAREAVDAALGAGVASVVFCTLRFAPDTETWIEEQSALGGWFTAQARWLGARYAHGVDSVSPPSPWRRERGGLWDVGPHALSVLIPILGDVTSLSAVPGPADTVHLTLRHSSGASSALTLGLSAPAGAAGTRVELLGDHGKSVMPKWNDPVTAFRGAIDELRAAIRTDRPHPCDIRFGLRLTELLAEAESQLS from the coding sequence ATGAACCACACCCCGCCCCCGCAACTGCGCTGTGGACTCATCGGTGCCGGACCGTGGGCGCACCAGACCCAGGCGCCCGCGCTGAGCGCCCATGGCGGCGTGGCCTTCACCGGCGTCTGGGCCCGACGGCCCGAGGCGGCGGCGGAGCTGGCCACCGAGCACGGCGTCGCCGCGTACTCCGGGGAGGAGGGGATCGACGCGCTGCTCGCCGACTGCGAGGCCGTCGCCTTCGCGCTGCCCCCGGACGCCCAGGCCCCGCTCGCGGCGCGCGCCGCCGCGGCCGGACGCCATCTGCTGCTGGACAAGCCGGTCGCCACCGATGTGGCGGCGGCGCGGGAGGCCGTCGACGCCGCCCTCGGCGCCGGGGTGGCCTCCGTGGTCTTCTGCACCCTGCGGTTCGCGCCCGACACCGAGACCTGGATCGAGGAACAGTCGGCGCTGGGCGGCTGGTTCACCGCCCAGGCCCGCTGGCTCGGCGCGCGGTACGCCCACGGCGTCGACAGCGTCAGCCCGCCCTCGCCCTGGCGGCGGGAACGGGGCGGCCTCTGGGACGTCGGCCCGCACGCGCTCTCCGTGCTGATCCCGATCCTCGGCGACGTGACCTCCCTCTCGGCCGTCCCCGGCCCCGCCGACACCGTCCATCTGACCCTGCGGCACTCCTCCGGCGCCTCCAGCGCGCTCACCCTCGGCCTGAGCGCCCCGGCGGGCGCGGCGGGCACCCGCGTCGAACTCCTCGGCGACCACGGCAAGTCCGTGATGCCGAAGTGGAACGACCCGGTCACCGCCTTCCGCGGCGCGATCGACGAACTCCGCGCCGCCATCCGCACCGACCGCCCCCACCCGTGCGACATCCGCTTCGGCCTGCGTCTGACGGAACTCCTGGCGGAGGCGGAGTCCCAACTGTCCTGA
- a CDS encoding arsenate reductase family protein — protein MEIWINPACSKSRGALELLDAEGAEYTVRRYLEDVPGADEIRGVLGRLGLEPWDITRTGEAAARELGLQEWPRDADARERWIEALAAHPVLIQRPIITAADGTAVVARTDEAVRDALGRTLPPGR, from the coding sequence ATGGAGATCTGGATCAACCCCGCCTGTTCGAAGTCCCGCGGCGCGCTGGAGCTGCTCGACGCGGAGGGCGCCGAGTACACCGTCCGGCGCTATCTGGAGGACGTCCCGGGCGCGGACGAGATCCGGGGCGTGCTCGGGCGTCTCGGGCTCGAACCGTGGGACATCACCCGCACCGGCGAGGCCGCGGCCCGGGAACTCGGGCTCCAGGAGTGGCCGCGCGACGCGGACGCGCGCGAGCGCTGGATCGAGGCGCTGGCCGCGCACCCGGTGCTCATCCAGCGGCCGATCATCACCGCCGCCGACGGGACGGCCGTGGTGGCGCGGACGGACGAGGCGGTACGGGACGCGCTCGGCCGGACCCTGCCCCCGGGGCGCTGA
- a CDS encoding MOSC domain-containing protein codes for MPHDENGNGNEAGGVITVQRLTHYPVKGCAGTDVRSARVGETGLEHDRTFMVVDPADGTFHSQRTLPALAAVRPEVLDGGAGLRLSADGAEPLLLEIVPEGPRRRVSLFGKPVGEAVDQGDEVAEWFSGVLGAAARLVRVPPGFDRDGWGATPGKVAFADAHALLIASQSSLDGLNARIGANGGRPVPMDRFRANVVLDGCAEPHDEDLMDLMEIGTAAFAHATPAARCAVPMVDQRTGLRDGPEPIRTLSQYRREPSLHNKITFGLKAAVVRHGTLSVGDPVTTTWRAEPYRPPERRTT; via the coding sequence ATGCCGCACGATGAGAACGGGAACGGGAACGAGGCCGGGGGCGTGATCACCGTTCAGCGGCTGACCCACTACCCCGTCAAGGGCTGCGCCGGGACGGACGTCCGCTCCGCCCGGGTCGGGGAGACCGGTCTCGAACACGACCGCACCTTCATGGTCGTCGACCCCGCCGACGGCACCTTCCACAGTCAGCGGACCCTGCCCGCGCTGGCCGCCGTACGGCCCGAGGTACTGGACGGCGGCGCGGGGCTGCGGCTGTCCGCCGACGGTGCGGAACCGCTGCTCCTGGAGATCGTCCCGGAGGGCCCGCGGCGGCGGGTGAGCCTGTTCGGCAAACCGGTCGGGGAGGCCGTGGACCAGGGCGACGAGGTGGCCGAGTGGTTCTCCGGGGTGCTCGGGGCCGCCGCCCGGCTGGTGCGGGTGCCGCCGGGCTTCGACCGGGACGGCTGGGGCGCGACCCCCGGGAAGGTCGCCTTCGCCGACGCCCACGCGCTGCTGATCGCCTCGCAGTCCTCACTCGACGGACTCAACGCCCGTATCGGGGCGAACGGCGGCCGGCCGGTACCGATGGACCGCTTCCGCGCCAATGTCGTCCTCGACGGCTGCGCCGAGCCGCACGACGAGGACCTGATGGACCTGATGGAGATCGGGACGGCGGCCTTCGCCCACGCGACGCCCGCGGCCCGCTGTGCCGTACCGATGGTGGATCAGCGCACGGGGCTGCGGGACGGCCCCGAGCCGATCCGGACCCTCTCCCAGTACCGTCGTGAGCCCTCCCTGCACAACAAGATCACCTTTGGGCTGAAGGCGGCGGTCGTCCGGCACGGGACGCTCTCCGTCGGCGACCCGGTGACCACCACCTGGCGCGCCGAGCCGTACCGCCCGCCGGAGCGCCGGACGACGTGA
- a CDS encoding GNAT family N-acetyltransferase, with amino-acid sequence MSAKTPAPITLTGRHIRLEPLSPAHVPDLFAAGGGDGEVWRWLGTPAPTTEEELAGTVRELLAEAEHGICLPFAVVSLETGRAIGWTSFLDIEPEHERLEIGWTWYGRAHWRTAVNTEAKLLLLTHAFDDLGMGRVQLKTDHLNERSQAAIARLGARREGVLRRHRARPDGTWRDTVYFSILADEWPAVRERLHAAR; translated from the coding sequence ATGTCCGCGAAAACTCCCGCACCCATCACCCTGACCGGACGTCATATCCGGCTGGAACCCCTCAGTCCGGCGCATGTGCCCGACCTGTTCGCCGCGGGCGGCGGGGACGGGGAGGTCTGGCGCTGGCTCGGCACCCCGGCGCCGACGACCGAGGAGGAACTGGCCGGGACCGTCCGGGAGCTGCTGGCGGAGGCGGAGCACGGCATCTGCCTCCCCTTCGCCGTCGTGTCGCTGGAGACCGGCCGGGCCATCGGCTGGACGTCCTTCCTCGACATCGAACCGGAGCACGAGCGGCTGGAGATCGGCTGGACCTGGTACGGCCGCGCCCACTGGCGCACCGCCGTCAACACCGAGGCCAAGCTGCTGCTGCTCACGCACGCGTTCGACGATCTCGGCATGGGCCGGGTCCAGTTGAAGACCGACCATCTCAACGAGCGCTCCCAGGCGGCCATCGCCCGTCTCGGCGCCCGCCGCGAGGGAGTGCTGCGGCGGCACCGGGCCCGGCCCGACGGCACCTGGCGGGACACCGTGTACTTCTCGATCCTCGCCGACGAGTGGCCCGCCGTGAGGGAGCGCCTCCATGCCGCACGATGA
- the hemC gene encoding hydroxymethylbilane synthase, whose translation MVETEVMRIVSRSSPMALAQVERVRAELAVARPGVRTEVVPVTTSGDRWMGDLAALGGKGAFTKEVDAALLAGEADLAVHCMKDVPADRPLPAGTTFAAFLRRDDIRDALVHPGGLTLDELPDGTRIGTSSVRRIAQLASSHPQLECVPMRGNANRRLEKLAAGDADALLLAVSGLERIGRTDVISEVLSADVMCPPIGAGVLALQCREEDEETIDAVSGLGDPATHREVTAERMLLHVLQGHCNSPIAGYARAERGGELSLRAKVFTPDGKRVLNAHEWAGPLDPATLGTSVAVALLRQGARELIDGIPH comes from the coding sequence ATGGTTGAGACCGAAGTGATGCGGATCGTCTCCCGTTCCTCCCCCATGGCGCTCGCCCAGGTCGAGCGCGTCCGGGCCGAGTTGGCCGTGGCGCGGCCCGGGGTCAGGACCGAGGTGGTGCCGGTGACGACGTCCGGGGACCGCTGGATGGGGGACCTCGCCGCGCTGGGCGGGAAGGGGGCGTTCACCAAGGAGGTGGACGCGGCGCTGCTGGCCGGTGAGGCCGATCTCGCGGTGCACTGCATGAAGGACGTACCGGCGGACCGGCCGCTGCCCGCGGGGACCACGTTCGCGGCGTTCCTGCGGCGGGACGACATCCGGGACGCGCTGGTGCACCCCGGTGGGCTGACGCTGGACGAGCTGCCGGACGGGACCCGGATCGGGACCTCGTCGGTACGCAGGATCGCGCAGCTCGCGTCGTCCCACCCGCAGTTGGAGTGCGTGCCGATGCGGGGGAACGCCAACCGGCGGCTGGAGAAGCTGGCCGCCGGGGACGCGGACGCGCTGCTGCTCGCCGTCTCGGGGCTGGAGCGGATCGGGCGGACCGATGTGATCAGCGAGGTGCTGTCGGCCGACGTGATGTGCCCGCCGATCGGGGCGGGGGTCCTGGCGCTCCAGTGCCGGGAGGAGGACGAGGAGACGATCGACGCGGTGAGCGGGCTCGGCGATCCGGCCACGCACCGGGAGGTCACGGCCGAGCGGATGCTGCTGCATGTGCTCCAGGGGCACTGCAACTCGCCCATCGCGGGGTACGCGCGGGCGGAGCGGGGCGGTGAGCTGTCGCTGCGGGCGAAGGTGTTCACGCCGGACGGGAAGCGGGTGCTGAACGCCCATGAGTGGGCGGGCCCGCTCGATCCGGCGACGCTCGGGACCTCGGTCGCCGTCGCACTGCTGCGGCAGGGGGCCCGTGAGCTGATCGACGGGATTCCGCACTGA
- the glnA gene encoding type I glutamate--ammonia ligase, which yields MFQNADDAKKYIADEDVKFIDVRFCDLPGVMQHFTIPAAAFDPDEELAFDGSSIRGFQAIHESDMALRADLSTARLDPFRRDKTVNINFFIHDPITGEQYSRDPRNIAKKAEAYLTSTGIADTAYFGPEAEFYVFDSVRFATSANEGFYHIDSEAGAWNTGAVEDNRGYKVRYKGGYFPAPPVDHFADLRAEISLELDRAGLQVERQHHEVGTAGQAEINYKFNTLLAAADDLMLFKYIVKNVAWRNGKTATFMPKPIFGDNGSGMHVHQSLWSGGSPLFYDEQGYAGLSDTARYYIGGILKHAPSLLAFTNPTVNSYHRLVPGFEAPVNLVYSQRNRSAAMRIPITGSNPKAKRVEFRAPDPSSNPYLAFSALLLAGLDGVKNKIEPAEPIDKDLYELAPEEHAGVPQVPTSLPAVLDALEADNEYLQAGGVFTADLIETWIDYKRTNEIAPIQLRPHPHEFELYFDL from the coding sequence ATGTTCCAGAACGCCGACGACGCGAAGAAGTACATCGCCGACGAGGACGTCAAGTTCATCGACGTCCGATTCTGCGACCTGCCGGGTGTCATGCAGCACTTCACGATCCCGGCGGCGGCGTTCGACCCGGACGAGGAGCTGGCCTTCGACGGCTCGTCCATCCGTGGTTTCCAGGCGATCCACGAGTCCGACATGGCGCTGCGCGCCGACCTGTCGACCGCCCGTCTGGACCCGTTCCGCCGGGACAAGACCGTCAACATCAACTTCTTCATCCACGACCCGATCACCGGCGAGCAGTACAGCCGTGACCCGCGCAACATCGCCAAGAAGGCGGAGGCGTACCTCACCTCCACCGGCATCGCGGACACCGCGTACTTCGGCCCCGAGGCCGAGTTCTACGTCTTCGACTCGGTGCGCTTCGCGACCTCCGCGAACGAGGGCTTCTACCACATCGACTCCGAGGCGGGCGCCTGGAACACCGGTGCGGTCGAGGACAACCGCGGCTACAAGGTCCGCTACAAGGGCGGCTACTTCCCGGCTCCCCCGGTCGACCACTTCGCCGACCTGCGCGCCGAGATCTCCCTGGAGCTGGACCGGGCCGGGCTCCAGGTCGAGCGCCAGCACCACGAGGTGGGCACGGCCGGCCAGGCGGAGATCAACTACAAGTTCAACACGCTGCTCGCCGCCGCCGACGACCTGATGCTCTTCAAGTACATCGTGAAGAACGTCGCCTGGCGCAACGGCAAGACCGCCACCTTCATGCCGAAGCCGATCTTCGGTGACAACGGCTCGGGCATGCACGTCCACCAGTCGCTGTGGTCGGGCGGCTCCCCGCTCTTCTACGACGAGCAGGGCTACGCGGGCCTCTCGGACACCGCCCGCTACTACATCGGCGGCATCCTCAAGCACGCGCCCTCGCTGCTGGCCTTCACCAACCCGACGGTGAACTCCTACCACCGTCTGGTCCCGGGCTTCGAGGCACCGGTGAACCTGGTCTACTCGCAGCGCAACCGCTCCGCCGCGATGCGCATCCCGATCACGGGCTCCAACCCCAAGGCCAAGCGCGTCGAGTTCCGCGCCCCCGACCCGTCCTCCAACCCGTACCTGGCCTTCTCGGCCCTCCTCCTCGCGGGCCTCGACGGCGTCAAGAACAAGATCGAGCCGGCCGAGCCGATCGACAAGGACCTCTACGAGCTGGCCCCCGAGGAGCACGCGGGCGTCCCCCAGGTCCCGACCTCCCTCCCGGCCGTCCTGGACGCCCTGGAGGCGGACAACGAGTACCTCCAGGCCGGTGGCGTCTTCACCGCCGACCTGATCGAGACCTGGATCGACTACAAGCGCACCAACGAGATCGCGCCGATCCAGCTCCGTCCGCACCCGCACGAGTTCGAGCTGTACTTCGACCTCTAA